A part of Olleya sp. Bg11-27 genomic DNA contains:
- a CDS encoding prohibitin family protein — MDKLPKIAFPIIIGVVIAVILIAKSAVTIDSGQAGVLFETFGDGVVIDEPPMGEGFHIVAPWNKVFVYEVRQQEVFEKMSALSSNGLDIKLDASIWFQPDFKNLGKLHQEKSKEYIDRVLLPAIRSAARSVVGRYTPEQLYSSKRDAIQEEIFEETKKLVENQYIQLNEVLVRDVTLPPTIKDAIERKLKQEQESLEYEFRLVTAAKEAEKVIIEAQGKADANRILSASLTDKILQDKGIEATVKLSESPNSKVIVIGSGDSGMPIILGNQ, encoded by the coding sequence ATGGATAAATTACCTAAAATTGCATTCCCGATAATTATTGGAGTGGTAATAGCTGTTATTTTAATTGCTAAATCTGCAGTTACCATTGACTCAGGGCAAGCAGGTGTGCTTTTTGAGACTTTTGGAGATGGAGTTGTTATTGATGAGCCACCTATGGGAGAAGGGTTTCATATTGTCGCACCATGGAACAAAGTGTTTGTTTACGAGGTAAGACAGCAAGAGGTTTTTGAAAAAATGAGTGCTTTATCATCAAATGGATTAGATATTAAATTAGATGCGTCAATTTGGTTTCAACCAGATTTCAAAAACTTAGGAAAATTACATCAAGAAAAAAGTAAAGAATATATTGACCGAGTTTTACTACCGGCAATTCGTTCAGCAGCAAGGAGTGTTGTAGGACGTTATACTCCTGAGCAATTATATTCAAGTAAGAGAGATGCTATTCAAGAAGAGATTTTTGAAGAAACAAAAAAATTAGTCGAAAATCAATATATTCAGTTAAATGAGGTTTTAGTTAGAGATGTAACTTTGCCGCCAACAATTAAAGATGCTATTGAACGTAAATTAAAACAAGAGCAAGAATCGTTAGAATATGAGTTTAGATTGGTTACAGCTGCAAAAGAGGCAGAAAAAGTAATTATTGAAGCACAAGGGAAAGCAGATGCCAATCGTATTTTAAGTGCATCATTAACGGATAAGATTTTACAAGATAAAGGTATTGAAGCAACGGTAAAGTTGTCAGAGTCGCCTAATAGTAAAGTGATTGTTATTGGATCAGGGGATAGTGGAATGCCTATTATTTTAGGTAATCAGTAA
- a CDS encoding VWA domain-containing protein, with protein sequence MSTQTLLYIILAGIVALLLALFQYKYKTKGASKSNALFAFLRFITLFSVLLLLINPKFEQVKYYTEKPNLVVAVDNSASIKHLKQEENAKEFLNSITNNSELKDKFNIEVFAFGNTLNTNDSLSFTESQTHLDRVFKQLGQVYKNTISPTILVTDGNQTIGNDYQFSAKKYNQAIYPIILGDTVVYSDLQITKLNVNKYAYLKNKFPAEAIVVYNGEEEVTSKFVVTKGNTTVYSKVVKLDKSNNSEVLNFTLSANSVGVQSYKAQIIPLSIEKNKTNNYKNFAVEIIDQKSKIAIVSTVLHPDLGALKKSIESNEQREVVFLKPNKFLDQINDFQLVILYQPNNSFKSVFEALEQQNTNKWIISGPNTDWNFVNSTSKNYRFLLSFETEDYQPFLNTNYSSFILDDLNFESFPPLQSTFGEAYFNVPFETILFKKLSGIKTEQPLLATLETNGRREALLFGQGLWKWRAQSYLNDDGFLQFDNFIGKLVQYLASNKRKNRLNIDYNSFYNGSDNIVISAQFFNKNYEFDANASLSISLKNKDSGLTLNRPFILKGNNYQVNLSGLESGNYNFTVSESSENVSVSGGFKIIEYNVEQQFLNADVTKLKQVAINSNGNAYFVSDYNALVQSLLDNNRYQSIQKSNKSVVPLIDWYYLLFIIALSLALEWFIRKYQGLI encoded by the coding sequence TTGTCAACACAAACACTCTTATATATCATTTTAGCAGGAATAGTAGCGCTTTTACTAGCGTTGTTCCAGTATAAATACAAAACAAAAGGCGCATCAAAATCTAATGCGCTTTTTGCTTTTTTGCGTTTTATCACCTTATTTTCAGTCTTATTACTGCTTATAAATCCAAAATTTGAACAAGTAAAATATTATACTGAAAAACCAAATTTGGTGGTAGCTGTGGATAACTCTGCGTCCATAAAGCATTTAAAACAAGAAGAAAATGCGAAAGAGTTTTTAAATTCTATTACTAATAATTCTGAATTAAAAGACAAGTTTAATATTGAAGTGTTTGCTTTTGGAAACACCTTAAATACCAATGATAGTTTGTCATTTACTGAGTCACAGACTCATTTAGATAGGGTTTTTAAGCAATTGGGGCAAGTTTATAAAAACACGATTTCCCCAACCATATTGGTGACCGATGGGAATCAAACGATTGGGAATGATTACCAATTCTCTGCAAAAAAATATAACCAAGCTATTTATCCTATAATTTTAGGGGATACTGTGGTATATTCAGATTTACAGATCACTAAGTTAAATGTAAATAAATATGCTTATTTAAAAAATAAATTTCCAGCTGAAGCTATTGTAGTGTATAACGGAGAGGAAGAAGTAACCAGTAAATTTGTCGTTACAAAAGGTAATACTACAGTCTATTCTAAAGTTGTAAAATTGGATAAAAGTAATAATAGTGAAGTTTTAAATTTCACGTTATCCGCAAATAGTGTTGGAGTACAAAGTTACAAAGCACAGATTATTCCGTTGTCTATAGAGAAAAATAAAACCAATAATTATAAGAATTTTGCAGTAGAAATCATCGATCAAAAATCAAAAATAGCTATTGTTAGTACAGTTTTACATCCTGATTTAGGAGCTTTAAAAAAGAGTATTGAAAGTAACGAACAACGTGAGGTTGTATTTTTGAAACCAAATAAATTTTTAGATCAAATAAATGATTTTCAATTAGTTATTTTGTATCAGCCAAACAATAGCTTTAAGTCTGTTTTTGAAGCATTGGAACAACAAAATACAAATAAATGGATTATTTCAGGGCCTAATACAGATTGGAATTTTGTAAATAGTACTTCTAAAAATTATAGGTTTTTACTTTCTTTTGAAACAGAAGATTACCAGCCTTTTTTAAACACAAATTATAGTTCTTTTATTTTGGATGATTTAAATTTTGAAAGTTTTCCGCCATTACAATCTACTTTTGGGGAGGCTTATTTTAATGTTCCTTTTGAAACTATTTTATTTAAAAAATTGTCTGGAATAAAAACGGAACAACCTTTATTAGCAACATTAGAAACTAATGGTAGGAGAGAGGCATTATTATTTGGACAAGGTCTTTGGAAGTGGCGTGCTCAAAGTTATTTAAATGATGATGGTTTTTTACAGTTTGATAACTTTATAGGTAAGTTGGTGCAATACTTAGCTTCTAATAAGCGTAAAAATAGATTGAATATTGATTACAATTCATTTTACAACGGAAGTGATAATATTGTGATTAGTGCTCAGTTTTTTAATAAGAATTACGAGTTTGATGCTAATGCTTCTTTATCAATTTCATTGAAAAATAAAGATTCAGGGCTAACTTTAAATCGACCTTTTATTTTAAAAGGAAATAATTATCAAGTCAATTTAAGTGGTTTAGAGTCTGGAAACTATAATTTTACGGTTAGTGAGTCTTCCGAGAATGTTTCGGTTTCTGGGGGTTTTAAAATCATTGAATATAATGTCGAGCAACAATTTTTGAATGCGGATGTAACAAAACTAAAACAGGTCGCTATTAATAGTAATGGAAATGCTTATTTTGTTAGTGATTATAATGCTTTGGTGCAAAGTTTATTAGATAATAATCGTTATCAATCCATTCAAAAAAGCAATAAAAGTGTCGTACCTTTGATTGATTGGTATTATTTGCTATTTATTATAGCGCTAAGTTTAGCGTTGGAGTGGTTTATAAGAAAATACCAAGGATTAATTTAA
- the fabG gene encoding 3-oxoacyl-[acyl-carrier-protein] reductase: protein MKLLEGKTAIITGASRGIGKGIAQVFAQHGANVAFTYSSSVEAANELEKELIALGVKAKGYKSNAASFEEAQKLGEDVLAEFGSIDVLINNAGITKDNLLMRMGEDDFDKVIEVNLKSVFNMTKAVQRTMLKQRKGSIINMSSVVGVKGNAGQTNYAASKAGIIGFSKSVALELGSRNIRSNVIAPGFIETEMTAKLDEDTVKGWRNAIPLKRGGTPEDIANVCVFLASDMSAYVTGQTLNVDGGMLT from the coding sequence ATGAAACTTTTAGAAGGAAAAACAGCAATCATAACAGGTGCTTCAAGAGGTATAGGTAAAGGTATTGCTCAAGTATTTGCTCAGCATGGCGCAAATGTTGCATTTACATACAGTTCGTCTGTAGAAGCTGCTAACGAGTTGGAAAAAGAATTAATAGCTTTAGGTGTTAAAGCAAAAGGATATAAAAGTAACGCAGCTAGTTTTGAGGAAGCTCAAAAATTAGGTGAAGATGTACTGGCTGAATTCGGTAGTATTGACGTATTAATTAATAATGCAGGAATTACTAAGGACAATTTATTAATGAGAATGGGTGAGGACGATTTTGATAAAGTTATCGAAGTTAACCTAAAATCTGTTTTTAATATGACCAAAGCTGTGCAACGTACAATGTTGAAGCAACGTAAAGGGTCTATCATTAATATGAGTTCCGTTGTTGGTGTTAAAGGTAATGCTGGACAAACTAACTATGCAGCTTCAAAAGCAGGTATTATTGGTTTTTCAAAGTCTGTAGCGTTGGAGTTAGGATCACGAAATATTAGAAGTAACGTGATTGCTCCTGGTTTTATTGAAACAGAAATGACAGCAAAACTAGATGAAGACACAGTAAAAGGATGGCGTAATGCAATCCCATTAAAACGTGGTGGTACACCTGAAGATATCGCAAATGTTTGTGTGTTCTTAGCATCAGACATGTCAGCGTATGTAACAGGTCAGACATTAAATGTAGATGGAGGAATGTTAACTTAA
- the hisD gene encoding histidinol dehydrogenase, producing MKTINNPEKATWSDILQRPTQTVNDIEATVTQIFEDVQRNGDQAVAKYTQLFDGAELKTNIVTVEEVEAASAKVSKPLKEAIQQAKSNIEAFHTAQKTEKVSVQTTEGVNCWQEKRAIQKVGIYIPAGTAPLFSTVLMLAVPAQIAGCKEIVLCSPPNKEGEIANEILYAAQLCGVTKIIKVGGIQAIAGLTFGTASIPQVYKIFGPGNQFVTVAKQLSTKYGVAIDMPAGPSELLVVADDTANASYVASDLLSQAEHGADSQVILVSTSQKLIDAVAEEIQLQLKALPRQDIAQQAIDNSKSILVETDAIALDLINQYGPEHFIVCTDNNDFYVDGIENAGSVFIGNYTPESAGDYASGTNHTLPTNGFSKAYSGVNLDSFTKAITFQNITKQGLLNIGNTIELMAEAEGLQAHKNAVTIRLKDLK from the coding sequence ATGAAAACTATAAACAACCCAGAAAAAGCAACGTGGTCAGACATTTTACAACGTCCAACACAAACCGTTAATGATATAGAAGCTACGGTAACTCAAATATTTGAAGATGTACAACGTAATGGTGACCAAGCGGTCGCTAAGTACACGCAATTATTTGATGGAGCAGAATTAAAAACAAATATCGTTACAGTTGAAGAAGTTGAAGCAGCAAGTGCTAAAGTTTCAAAGCCATTAAAAGAAGCCATTCAGCAAGCAAAAAGCAATATTGAAGCGTTTCATACTGCACAAAAAACAGAAAAAGTTAGTGTGCAAACAACAGAAGGTGTTAACTGTTGGCAAGAAAAAAGAGCGATTCAAAAAGTCGGGATTTACATACCTGCAGGTACAGCGCCTTTATTTTCAACGGTTTTAATGTTAGCAGTGCCTGCACAAATTGCAGGTTGTAAAGAGATTGTATTATGTTCGCCACCAAATAAAGAAGGTGAAATTGCTAACGAAATTTTATATGCAGCACAACTTTGCGGAGTGACTAAAATTATTAAAGTTGGCGGAATCCAAGCGATTGCTGGTTTGACATTTGGTACAGCAAGTATTCCTCAGGTTTATAAAATATTTGGACCAGGAAATCAATTTGTAACCGTTGCTAAGCAATTATCAACTAAGTATGGTGTTGCTATAGACATGCCTGCAGGACCAAGCGAGTTGTTAGTTGTGGCAGACGATACTGCAAATGCTAGTTATGTGGCTTCGGATTTATTAAGTCAAGCAGAACATGGTGCAGATAGCCAAGTCATTTTGGTGTCTACCTCTCAAAAGTTAATTGACGCTGTCGCGGAAGAGATTCAGCTTCAGCTAAAAGCGCTTCCAAGACAAGACATTGCACAACAAGCGATAGATAATTCTAAATCTATTTTAGTTGAAACTGATGCCATAGCATTAGATTTAATTAATCAATACGGACCAGAACACTTTATTGTTTGTACAGATAATAACGATTTTTATGTGGACGGAATCGAGAATGCAGGATCGGTGTTTATTGGTAATTATACACCAGAAAGCGCAGGAGATTATGCATCTGGAACCAATCACACCTTACCAACTAATGGATTTAGTAAAGCCTATTCAGGTGTGAATTTAGATAGTTTTACAAAAGCGATTACCTTTCAGAATATTACAAAACAAGGGTTGCTAAATATTGGAAACACTATTGAGTTAATGGCTGAAGCCGAAGGATTGCAAGCGCATAAAAATGCTGTAACTATTCGTTTAAAGGATTTAAAATAA
- the hisC gene encoding histidinol-phosphate transaminase — MNQKTNINNLVRANIKALKPYSSARDEFKGTADVFLDANENPFGDLNRYPDPQQKEIKDKLSAIKKVETDQIFIGNGSDEVIDLAFRIFCEPGKDKVLTFTPTYGMYNVSANINNIEVIEQPLINDFQINLNQLQPYLDFEDVKIIFICSPNNPTGNSLNPDDIEYILENFNGIVIVDEAYIDFSAQASFIKNIDTYDNLIVSQTFSKAWGLAGVRVGVAYASQAIITLYNRVKPPYNVSTLNQDAVLKSLNNLEEVTQNIETILEERTKLKEALNKLEIVKKIYPTDANFLLVEVEDANKTYQYLIEQKVIIRNRNTQVKNCIRITVGTPEENNTLIETLKLV, encoded by the coding sequence ATGAACCAAAAAACAAACATAAACAATCTGGTTAGAGCTAACATAAAAGCGCTAAAACCGTATTCTTCTGCAAGAGATGAATTTAAAGGGACTGCAGATGTTTTTCTAGATGCAAATGAGAATCCATTTGGAGATTTAAACAGATATCCTGATCCACAGCAAAAAGAGATTAAGGATAAATTATCTGCTATTAAAAAGGTCGAAACAGACCAAATCTTTATTGGAAATGGTAGTGATGAAGTTATTGATTTAGCGTTTCGTATTTTTTGCGAGCCGGGAAAAGACAAGGTCTTAACCTTTACGCCAACATACGGGATGTATAATGTGTCTGCCAATATCAATAATATTGAAGTTATAGAACAACCGTTAATTAATGATTTTCAGATTAATTTGAATCAATTACAACCGTATTTAGATTTTGAAGATGTCAAAATCATATTTATATGTTCTCCTAATAATCCAACGGGAAACAGTTTAAATCCAGATGATATTGAATATATTTTGGAGAATTTTAATGGTATCGTGATTGTGGACGAAGCATATATTGATTTTAGCGCACAAGCGTCATTTATTAAAAATATTGATACATATGATAATTTAATTGTTAGTCAAACTTTTAGTAAAGCGTGGGGATTGGCAGGCGTTAGAGTAGGAGTTGCTTATGCTAGTCAGGCTATAATTACACTTTATAACCGTGTTAAACCACCTTATAATGTTAGTACTTTAAACCAAGATGCTGTTTTAAAAAGTTTGAATAATTTGGAAGAAGTGACTCAAAACATTGAGACTATTCTTGAAGAAAGAACGAAGTTAAAAGAGGCTTTAAACAAATTAGAGATAGTTAAAAAGATATATCCTACGGATGCTAATTTTTTGTTAGTAGAAGTGGAAGATGCTAATAAAACGTATCAATATTTAATTGAGCAGAAGGTCATTATTAGAAATAGAAATACACAAGTTAAAAATTGCATTCGAATAACTGTTGGGACACCAGAAGAAAACAATACATTAATCGAAACATTAAAATTAGTATAA
- the hisG gene encoding ATP phosphoribosyltransferase, translated as MSKLKIAVQKSGRLNEDSMRILKEVGISIDNGKDQLKASAKNFPLEIFYLRNGDIPQYLKDGVVDVAIIGENVLIEKGNGITISEKLGFSTCKVSVAVPKGVKYNSVKDLEGKRIATSYPNTVSQFLEKNGVTANLHIINGSVEIAPNIGLADAIVDIVSSGSTLFKNGLKEAEVILKSEAVLAVSPQISDDNQAILNKLQFRLQSVLKARQSRYVLLNAPNNKVDDIINILPGMKSPTVLPLAQEGWSSIHSVINKNDFWEIIDELKLNGAEGILVCPIDNMVL; from the coding sequence ATGAGTAAATTAAAAATTGCAGTTCAAAAATCAGGAAGATTAAACGAGGATTCTATGCGAATTCTAAAAGAGGTTGGTATTTCGATAGATAATGGTAAAGATCAATTAAAAGCGTCAGCAAAAAACTTTCCACTAGAAATTTTTTATCTACGTAATGGGGATATTCCACAATACCTTAAAGACGGTGTGGTAGATGTTGCTATCATTGGAGAAAACGTATTAATAGAAAAAGGAAATGGGATTACAATTTCTGAAAAACTTGGATTTTCTACTTGTAAAGTTTCTGTGGCAGTGCCAAAAGGAGTAAAGTACAATTCAGTAAAAGATTTAGAAGGAAAACGCATCGCAACGTCTTACCCAAATACTGTTAGTCAGTTTTTAGAGAAAAACGGAGTAACAGCCAACTTACACATTATTAATGGTTCTGTAGAGATTGCTCCAAATATTGGATTAGCAGACGCTATTGTAGATATTGTCTCTAGCGGAAGTACATTATTCAAAAACGGTTTAAAAGAAGCAGAGGTTATATTAAAGTCAGAAGCTGTACTAGCGGTTTCTCCTCAAATTTCTGATGATAATCAAGCTATTCTTAATAAATTACAATTCAGATTACAATCTGTTTTAAAAGCTAGACAATCACGTTACGTATTATTAAATGCACCAAATAACAAGGTGGACGATATTATAAATATTTTACCAGGAATGAAAAGTCCAACGGTTTTACCATTGGCGCAAGAGGGTTGGAGCTCAATCCACTCTGTAATTAATAAAAACGATTTCTGGGAAATTATTGACGAACTAAAACTAAATGGAGCAGAAGGTATCCTAGTTTGTCCAATCGATAACATGGTATTATAA
- a CDS encoding thioredoxin family protein, which produces MKSKLILLVCLLLMTSQIAKSQESAEIIIKEAQVTAKKEGKHIFVLFHASWCGWCKKMDNNMMSDTTKALFEGEYIIKHLTVQESKKNKNLENPGAQELLVKYKGENSGIPFWLIFDADGNLITDSLDNKGNNIGCPATPDEVKQFTAKLKSSSSLTDADLKVIYNQFVDRP; this is translated from the coding sequence ATGAAATCAAAACTAATACTGCTCGTTTGCCTTCTTTTAATGACTAGTCAAATAGCTAAAAGTCAAGAATCTGCGGAAATAATCATTAAAGAAGCGCAGGTTACAGCTAAAAAGGAAGGAAAACATATTTTTGTATTATTTCACGCTTCTTGGTGTGGCTGGTGCAAAAAAATGGACAATAATATGATGTCTGATACCACAAAAGCACTTTTTGAAGGCGAATATATAATTAAACATTTAACGGTTCAAGAATCTAAAAAGAATAAAAACTTAGAAAACCCTGGTGCTCAAGAACTACTAGTTAAATATAAAGGTGAAAATTCTGGTATTCCTTTTTGGTTGATTTTTGATGCAGATGGTAACTTAATAACCGACTCCTTAGATAACAAAGGTAATAACATTGGGTGTCCCGCAACACCTGACGAGGTTAAACAGTTTACAGCTAAGCTAAAATCGAGCTCTAGTTTAACTGATGCCGATCTTAAAGTTATTTACAATCAATTTGTAGATCGTCCTTAA
- a CDS encoding M16 family metallopeptidase — MKNLKLVLALAMVTFVVSCKKSNSDQLAVKTETQKDASGFSYESVAKDPTGLRLYTLDNGLKVYLSKNTEEPKIQTYIAVRAGSNYDPKESTGLAHYLEHMVFKGTDKIGTVDWETEKKYLDTISNLYENHRAEKDTLKKTAIYKEIDRVSLEASNYSVANEYDKMSSSLGATGTNAYTWFEQTVYTNKIPANELDKFLALESERFSQVVLRLFHTELEAVFEEFNRGQDSDGRKRYAAMLKDLFPKHPYGQQNTIGTAEHLKNPSMVDIHNYFDKYYVPNNMAVVLVGDFDFDATIKKVNNTFGKFERKEVKHPELPKETPLSTIVENEVFGPTAESISIAYRTGGVNTEEEKLVTLADMVLANGNAGLMDLNLNQKQLVQYAGSSPTFLNDYGYHVLSGSPKEGQSLDELKGLLLEQIEKLKKGEFEDWMIEAVINDLKKSQLSQYESSTAVADAYVNAFIHNEKWEDKVAFLDELKKITKQQLVDFANAFYKDNYVVTYKRKGADDKIVKVQNPGITPVNLNRGANSKYIEDFNKMESEDLKPVYVDYATAIKETKTDSGIKVSYIDNETNDLFDMNIIFDMGSDSDKKLDLAVGYLEYLGTDKYSNEDLKKEFYKLGIDYYVNTGNEKTYIGLSGLKENLPKGLELLEELLDNAVPNQDAYDKYVQSIAKGRQNNKTNKGSILRRGLLNYAKYGEESSLRNIISVSDLEKVNPQELVDLAKDLKNYKQRMFYYGKDIDKAVAALNASHKVSAELKDYPEAMTFEEKETGGNVFFVDFDMVQSEMMFLAKGEPFKAENMAASTLFNTYFGGGLSSIVFQEIRESKSLAYSAWSNYSTAREKDDANYVMAYIGTQANKMPQAIDAMMELMNDMPESEAQFNAAKESTLKQIAAQRINKSSIFWSYERLQKLGMSEDNREAMYNAIKDMTLADLREFFNNNIKGEDYNVMVIGNKKDVDLTALNKLGKVQEMDIDHLFNYEKSEDVKM, encoded by the coding sequence ATGAAAAACTTAAAACTAGTCTTAGCGCTAGCTATGGTTACTTTTGTTGTCAGTTGCAAGAAGAGTAATTCAGATCAATTAGCTGTTAAGACAGAAACACAAAAAGATGCCAGTGGCTTTAGTTACGAGAGCGTAGCTAAGGACCCGACTGGTTTACGATTATATACTTTAGACAATGGTCTTAAAGTGTATTTAAGTAAAAACACAGAGGAACCAAAAATTCAAACTTACATTGCAGTAAGAGCAGGTTCAAATTATGATCCTAAAGAGTCTACAGGATTAGCTCATTATCTAGAGCACATGGTTTTTAAAGGAACAGATAAAATAGGTACTGTAGATTGGGAAACCGAAAAAAAGTATTTAGATACTATTTCTAATTTATACGAAAACCATAGAGCAGAAAAAGATACCTTAAAAAAAACAGCTATTTATAAAGAGATTGATAGAGTATCTTTAGAGGCTTCTAATTATTCAGTAGCTAATGAGTATGATAAAATGTCAAGTTCTTTAGGTGCAACAGGAACTAATGCTTATACATGGTTTGAGCAAACGGTGTATACAAATAAAATTCCTGCTAACGAGTTAGATAAGTTTTTAGCTTTAGAGAGTGAGCGTTTTAGTCAAGTCGTACTACGTTTATTTCATACAGAATTAGAAGCTGTTTTTGAAGAATTTAATAGAGGGCAAGATAGTGATGGTCGTAAGCGTTATGCTGCAATGTTAAAAGATTTATTTCCTAAACATCCTTATGGACAGCAAAATACTATTGGTACTGCAGAGCATTTAAAAAATCCATCAATGGTGGATATTCATAATTATTTTGATAAATACTATGTGCCAAATAATATGGCGGTTGTTTTAGTAGGCGATTTTGATTTTGATGCTACTATTAAAAAGGTGAATAATACGTTTGGTAAATTTGAAAGAAAAGAAGTTAAACATCCTGAATTACCTAAAGAAACGCCATTAAGTACAATAGTGGAAAATGAAGTATTTGGACCAACAGCAGAGAGTATTTCTATTGCTTATAGAACAGGTGGTGTAAATACAGAAGAAGAGAAATTGGTGACATTAGCGGATATGGTTTTGGCTAACGGTAATGCAGGTTTGATGGATTTAAATTTAAATCAGAAACAATTAGTGCAGTACGCAGGGTCATCTCCAACATTTTTAAATGATTATGGGTACCACGTATTAAGTGGGTCTCCTAAAGAAGGTCAGTCTTTGGATGAGCTTAAAGGTTTGTTATTAGAGCAAATAGAGAAACTTAAAAAAGGAGAATTTGAAGATTGGATGATTGAGGCAGTTATAAATGATTTAAAAAAATCTCAATTAAGTCAATACGAAAGCAGTACAGCTGTAGCAGATGCTTATGTCAATGCTTTTATCCATAACGAAAAATGGGAAGATAAAGTAGCGTTTTTGGATGAGTTAAAAAAGATAACAAAGCAACAATTAGTTGATTTTGCAAATGCATTTTACAAAGATAATTATGTGGTAACATATAAGCGTAAAGGAGCAGATGATAAAATTGTTAAAGTACAAAACCCAGGAATAACGCCTGTAAACTTAAATAGAGGAGCTAATTCTAAATACATTGAAGACTTTAATAAAATGGAGTCAGAGGATTTAAAACCGGTGTATGTAGATTATGCGACAGCTATAAAAGAAACAAAAACGGATAGCGGAATAAAAGTATCATACATTGATAATGAAACAAATGATTTATTTGATATGAATATCATTTTCGATATGGGAAGTGATAGTGATAAAAAATTAGATTTAGCTGTTGGATATCTAGAATACCTAGGAACAGACAAATATTCAAATGAAGATTTGAAAAAAGAGTTTTATAAGTTAGGTATAGATTATTACGTAAACACAGGTAACGAGAAAACGTATATAGGTTTAAGTGGTTTAAAAGAAAACTTACCTAAGGGATTAGAGTTGTTAGAAGAATTACTTGATAACGCAGTGCCTAATCAAGACGCGTATGACAAGTATGTACAGTCTATAGCAAAAGGAAGACAAAATAATAAAACTAATAAAGGAAGTATCTTAAGACGTGGTTTATTAAATTATGCTAAATACGGAGAAGAATCAAGTTTACGTAATATTATTTCTGTTAGTGATTTAGAAAAAGTTAACCCACAAGAATTAGTGGATTTAGCTAAAGATTTAAAAAACTATAAACAACGTATGTTTTATTACGGTAAAGATATAGATAAAGCGGTTGCTGCTTTAAATGCATCTCACAAAGTAAGTGCAGAATTAAAAGACTATCCGGAAGCAATGACTTTTGAAGAAAAAGAAACAGGTGGGAATGTGTTTTTTGTAGATTTTGATATGGTGCAATCTGAAATGATGTTTTTAGCTAAAGGAGAACCTTTTAAAGCGGAAAACATGGCAGCTTCAACATTGTTTAACACCTATTTTGGTGGTGGATTATCCTCTATCGTTTTTCAAGAAATAAGAGAATCTAAGTCATTAGCTTATTCTGCTTGGTCTAATTATAGTACAGCAAGAGAAAAAGACGACGCTAACTATGTTATGGCATATATTGGTACCCAAGCTAACAAGATGCCCCAGGCTATTGATGCTATGATGGAACTAATGAATGACATGCCAGAGTCTGAAGCTCAGTTTAATGCAGCTAAAGAGTCTACATTAAAACAGATTGCTGCTCAACGTATTAATAAGTCAAGTATCTTTTGGAGTTATGAAAGGCTTCAAAAATTAGGAATGTCTGAAGATAATAGAGAAGCGATGTATAATGCTATCAAGGACATGACATTAGCCGATTTACGTGAGTTTTTCAATAACAACATTAAAGGAGAAGACTACAACGTTATGGTTATTGGAAACAAGAAAGATGTGGATTTAACGGCATTAAATAAATTAGGGAAAGTTCAAGAGATGGATATTGATCATTTATTTAATTATGAAAAATCTGAAGATGTTAAAATGTAG